The Chroicocephalus ridibundus chromosome 3, bChrRid1.1, whole genome shotgun sequence genome has a segment encoding these proteins:
- the GTF2A1L gene encoding TFIIA-alpha and beta-like factor: protein MAHANPVPKLYKSIIEDVIEGVRELFAEEGVEEQVLKDLKQLWETKVMQSKATEGFFRHSHHSPQFTLQLPHNFHRVLQASAASLVIPTGRGFPHFTAADMGASRAGATLTLPSGIAYPIHVPAGVTLQTAAGQLYKVNVPVMVTQAPGDASVLHHPVQQIFQSLGQPSVLQASIASVAQVNASSAQAAAETLQPQETAVQQIMLFQPNVVEKKHLENSANTTSVQQPSVSQQQLATNAVLNQCADSTEKSQHGSLHTAVFTPESSEGFSPAESLANNSSSLMLDVEGQLDIEPQGLVQQQVSDDIIDLIITGKSLDDSTVLKDQGSIASSDKMEPTEQMESNLRSEKDICSDIEGIIQLDGTGDVSPREEIPHTKDREENEFIGFIESEDLKALEDEDEEDDDEECDSISNTESSSSGGDNEEPQIEIVEEDPLNSGDDVSEQDIPDLFDTDNVIVCQYDKIHRSKNKWKFYLKDGVMSFEGKDHVFAKAVGDAEW, encoded by the exons ATGGCTCACGCTAACCCTGTG CCTAAACTATACAAGTCTATTATTGAAGATGTGATTGAAGGTGTGCGGGAGCTCTTTGCAGAAGAAGGTGTAGAGGAACAGGTTCTGAAAGACTTGAAGCAG CTTTGGGAAACCAAGGTGATGCAGTCTAAAGCAACAGAAGGCTTCTTCAGACATAGCCACCATTCTCCACAGTTTACCCTGCAGTTGCCGCACAATTTTCACCGTGTTCTGCAGGCTTCAGCAG CTTCTTTAGTCATCCCAACTGGCAGAGGCTTTCCACATTTCACGGCAGCAGACATG GGCGCTTCACGAGCGGGTGCAACTCTTACTCTCCCTTCGGGTATTGCTTATCCTATACATGTGCCGGCTGGAGTGACGCTACAGACAGCAGCTG GGCAGCTTTATAAGGTAAATGTGCCTGTTATGGTTACACAGGCCCCAGGAGATGCAAGTGTTCTACATCATCCTGTTCAGCAGATATTTCAGTCCCTTGGGCAGCCTTCAGTTCTGCAAGCCAGCATTGCCAGTGTTGCACAGGTGAATGCATCTtctgcccaggcagctgctgaaaCACTGCAACCTCAGGAGACTGCTGTCCAACAGATCATGCTATTTCAACCaaatgttgtggaaaaaaaacacctggagAACTCTGCTAATACTACATCGGTCCAGCAGCCTTCTGTGAGTCAGCAGCAACTTGCAACTAATGCAGTGTTGAATCAGTGTGCAGACTCAACAGAAAAATCCCAGCACGGCAGTCTTCACACAGCTGTGTTTACTCCAGAATCCTCTGAAGGGTTTTCTCCTGCTGAATCCTTGGCAAACAACTCAAGCAGTCTAATGCTGGATGTGGAGGGGCAGTTAGACATTGAGCCTCAGGGGTTGGTGCAGCAGCAGGTGTCTGATGATATCATTGACCTAATTATCACAGGCAAAAGTTTGGATGACAGCACCGTTCTGAAAGATCAGGGCAGCATTGCTTCCTCTGACAAG ATGGAACCTACTGAGCAGATGGAATCTAATTTACGGTCAGAGAAGGATATCTGCAGTGACATTGAAGGCATAATTCAGCTAGATGGTACTGGTGATGTTTCTCCCAGGGAAGAAATACCACATACAAAAGATAGGGAAGAGAATGAATTCATTGGCTTTATTGAATCAGAGGATCTAAAAGCTctggaggatgaggatgaggaagacGATGATGAAGAATGTGACAGTATTTCAAACACGGAGTCTAGCAGCAGTGGTGGTGATAATGAAGAGCCCCAAATAGAAATAGTTGAGGAG GACCCCTTAAATTCTGGTGATGATGTCAGTGAACAGGACATTCCAGACTTGTTTGACACCGACAATGTGATAGTTTGTCAGTATGACAAG ataCATCGAAGTAAGAACAAATGGAAGTTCTACTTAAAAGATGGAGTGATGTCCTTTGAGGGTAAAGACCATGTTTTCGCAAAAGCCGTTGGAGATGCAGAGTGGTGA